A single region of the Gossypium arboreum isolate Shixiya-1 chromosome 12, ASM2569848v2, whole genome shotgun sequence genome encodes:
- the LOC108479674 gene encoding pentatricopeptide repeat-containing protein At1g74850, chloroplastic isoform X2: MAISIPNNFIALTQPSNLLINRRQLSSSRIFTGGNRSFHSSGAGICRAKAREIVLGNPSVTVEKGKYSYDVETLINKLSSLPPRGSIARCLDVFRNKLSLKDFALVFKEFAHRGDWQRSLRLFKYMQRQIWCKPNEHIYTIMISLLGREGLLDKCREVFDEMPSQGVPRSVFSYTALINAYGRNGAYDVSLELLAKMKKDKVLPSILTYNTVINACARGGLDWEGLLGLFAEMRHEGIQPDIVTYNTLLSACADRGLGNEAEMVFRNMNEGGILPDLTTYSYLVETFGKLGKLEKVSELLKEMELGGNLPDIMSYNVLLEAYANSGSIKEAMGVFRQMQAAGCVPNAATYSILLNLYGRNGRYDDVRELFLEMKASNTEPDAATYNILIQVFGEGGYFKEVVTLFHDMVEENVEPNMKTYDGLIFACGKGGLHEDAKKILLHMNEKGIVPSSRAYTGVIEAYGQAALYEEALVAFNTMNEVESKPTVETYNSLLQTFARGGLHKEAEAILSRMNEAGIAKSRDSFNALIEAYRQGGHFEDAIKAYVEMEKARCDPDERTLEAVLSVYCFAGLCDESNEQFKEIKAFGVLPSVTSYCMMLAVYAKCDRWDDAYKLLDEMLANKVSNIHQVIGQMIRGDFDDDGNWQMVEYIFDKLNSEGYGFGIRFYNALLETLWWLGQKERAARVLKEATKRGLFPELFRKNKLVFSVDVHRMWEGGTYTSMSVWLNNLHEMFLSGNDLPQLATVVVA, from the exons ATGGCAATTTCAATACCTAATAACTTCATAGCTCTCACACAGCCTTCCAATCTTTTAATCAATCGGAGGCAGCTCTCTTCCTCTCGAATATTCACCGGCGGTAACCGTAGTTTCCACTCCAGCGGTGCTGGAATATGCAGAGCGAAAGCTCGGGAGATTGTCCTCGGAAACCCGTCGGTGACAGTAGAGAAAGGAAAGTACAGCTACGACGTTGAAACACTAATCAACAAGCTAAGCAGCCTCCCGCCACGTGGCAGCATCGCGAGATGTCTGGATGTCTTCCGTAACAAACTTTCGCTAAAAGACTTCGCTTTAGTGTTCAAAGAGTTTGCTCACCGCGGCGATTGGCAACGGTCCCTCCGACTCTTCAAATACATGCAGCGCCAGATATGGTGTAAGCCGAATGAACACATTTATACCATCATGATCAGTCTTTTGGGCCGCGAAGGCTTGCTTGATAAATGTCGCGAAGTGTTCGACGAAATGCCAAGCCAAGGTGTGCCTCGCAGTGTCTTCTCCTACACCGCATTGATAAATGCTTACGGGCGGAACGGTGCGTATGATGTTTCTCTTGAATTACTAGCCAAAATGAAGAAAGACAAAGTTCTGCCGAGTATCTTAACTTATAACACCGTGATTAATGCCTGCGCAAGGGGTGGGTTGGATTGGGAGGGTTTGTTAGGGTTGTTTGCGGAAATGAGACATGAGGGAATACAACCTGATATTGTTACTTATAATACTCTGCTTAGTGCTTGTGCAGATAGGGGTTTAGGCAATGAGGCGGAAATGGTTTTTAGGAATATGAATGAAGGTGGGATATTGCCGGATTTAACTACTTATAGTTATCTTGTTGAAACATTTGGGAAGTTAGGGAAGCTGGAGAAGGTTTCTGAGTTACTTAAGGAAATGGAGTTGGGAGGGAATTTGCCGGATATCATGTCATATAACGTGTTGTTAGAGGCTTATGCTAACTCAGGGTCAATCAAGGAGGCGATGGGTGTGTTTAGGCAGATGCAGGCGGCAGGATGTGTGCCAAATGCAGCTACTTATAGTATTTTGTTGAATTTGTACGGGAGGAATGGGCGGTATGATGATGTACGTGAACTTTTTCTTGAGATGAAAGCGAGCAATACAGAGCCAGATGCAGCTACTTATAATATTTTGATACAGGTTTTTGGAGAGGGTGGGTATTTTAAGGAGGTAGTGACATTGTTTCATGATATGGTGGAGGAGAATGTTGAACCTAACATGAAGACTTATGATGGTTTGATATTTGCTTGTGGGAAGGGAGGTCTTCATGAGGATGCCAAGAAAATCCTACTTCACATGAATGAAAAAGGGATAGTACCTAGTTCCAGGGCTTATACGGGTGTTATTGAGGCTTATGGACAGGCAGCATTATATGAGGAAGCTCTAGTTGCCTTTAACACAATGAATGAAGTAGAGAGCAAACCAACCGTTGAAACTTACAATTCACTGCTTCAGACTTTTGCAAGAGGTGGATTGCATAAGGAAGCTGAAGCAATTTTGTCTAGAATGAATGAGGCTGGTATTGCAAAGAGCAGGGATTCCTTCAATGCTTTGATTGAAGCATATAGGCAAGGAGGCCATTTTGAGGATGCTATCAAGGCTTATGTGGAGATGGAAAAGGCAAGATGTGATCCTGATGAACGAACCCTTGAAGCAGTTTTAAGTGTATATTGCTTTGCAGGCCTATGTGATGAGAGCAATGAGCAATTCAAGGAAATCAAAGCTTTTGGAGTTTTGCCCAGTGTCACAAGCTACTGCATGATGCTGGCTGTTTATGCAAAGTGTGACAG GTGGGATGATGCCTATAAGTTACTTGATGAGATGCTTGCGAACAAAGTGTCAAATATTCATCAAGTAATTGGGCAGATGATAAGAGGAGATTTTGATGATGATGGAAATTGGCAGATGGTAGAGTACATCTTTGACAAACTTAACTCTGAAGGATATGGCTTTGGAATAAGGTTCTATAATGCACTTTTGGAAACACTTTGGTGGCTTGGTCAGAAAGAACGAGCTGCAAGGGTGCTCAAAGAAGCAACAAAGAGAGGCCTATTCCCTGAACTTTTCCGTAAAAACAAACTTGTATTTTCTGTGGATGTGCACAG GATGTGGGAAGGTGGCACTTATACATCAATGTCAGTTTGGCTCAACAATCTGCACGAGATGTTTTTGAGTGGCAATGATCTTCCTCAACTTGCTACTGTGGTTGTTGCGTAA
- the LOC108479674 gene encoding pentatricopeptide repeat-containing protein At1g74850, chloroplastic isoform X1, whose amino-acid sequence MAISIPNNFIALTQPSNLLINRRQLSSSRIFTGGNRSFHSSGAGICRAKAREIVLGNPSVTVEKGKYSYDVETLINKLSSLPPRGSIARCLDVFRNKLSLKDFALVFKEFAHRGDWQRSLRLFKYMQRQIWCKPNEHIYTIMISLLGREGLLDKCREVFDEMPSQGVPRSVFSYTALINAYGRNGAYDVSLELLAKMKKDKVLPSILTYNTVINACARGGLDWEGLLGLFAEMRHEGIQPDIVTYNTLLSACADRGLGNEAEMVFRNMNEGGILPDLTTYSYLVETFGKLGKLEKVSELLKEMELGGNLPDIMSYNVLLEAYANSGSIKEAMGVFRQMQAAGCVPNAATYSILLNLYGRNGRYDDVRELFLEMKASNTEPDAATYNILIQVFGEGGYFKEVVTLFHDMVEENVEPNMKTYDGLIFACGKGGLHEDAKKILLHMNEKGIVPSSRAYTGVIEAYGQAALYEEALVAFNTMNEVESKPTVETYNSLLQTFARGGLHKEAEAILSRMNEAGIAKSRDSFNALIEAYRQGGHFEDAIKAYVEMEKARCDPDERTLEAVLSVYCFAGLCDESNEQFKEIKAFGVLPSVTSYCMMLAVYAKCDRWDDAYKLLDEMLANKVSNIHQVIGQMIRGDFDDDGNWQMVEYIFDKLNSEGYGFGIRFYNALLETLWWLGQKERAARVLKEATKRGLFPELFRKNKLVFSVDVHRMWEGGTYTSMSVWLNNLHEMFLSGNDLPQLATVVVARGQMEKCATAHDNPVARAADRFLQDNFSSSFSFPGWNNGRIVCQRSQLKRMLSATNSSSNGSKEDNIIALSNSPIPSMAFK is encoded by the exons ATGGCAATTTCAATACCTAATAACTTCATAGCTCTCACACAGCCTTCCAATCTTTTAATCAATCGGAGGCAGCTCTCTTCCTCTCGAATATTCACCGGCGGTAACCGTAGTTTCCACTCCAGCGGTGCTGGAATATGCAGAGCGAAAGCTCGGGAGATTGTCCTCGGAAACCCGTCGGTGACAGTAGAGAAAGGAAAGTACAGCTACGACGTTGAAACACTAATCAACAAGCTAAGCAGCCTCCCGCCACGTGGCAGCATCGCGAGATGTCTGGATGTCTTCCGTAACAAACTTTCGCTAAAAGACTTCGCTTTAGTGTTCAAAGAGTTTGCTCACCGCGGCGATTGGCAACGGTCCCTCCGACTCTTCAAATACATGCAGCGCCAGATATGGTGTAAGCCGAATGAACACATTTATACCATCATGATCAGTCTTTTGGGCCGCGAAGGCTTGCTTGATAAATGTCGCGAAGTGTTCGACGAAATGCCAAGCCAAGGTGTGCCTCGCAGTGTCTTCTCCTACACCGCATTGATAAATGCTTACGGGCGGAACGGTGCGTATGATGTTTCTCTTGAATTACTAGCCAAAATGAAGAAAGACAAAGTTCTGCCGAGTATCTTAACTTATAACACCGTGATTAATGCCTGCGCAAGGGGTGGGTTGGATTGGGAGGGTTTGTTAGGGTTGTTTGCGGAAATGAGACATGAGGGAATACAACCTGATATTGTTACTTATAATACTCTGCTTAGTGCTTGTGCAGATAGGGGTTTAGGCAATGAGGCGGAAATGGTTTTTAGGAATATGAATGAAGGTGGGATATTGCCGGATTTAACTACTTATAGTTATCTTGTTGAAACATTTGGGAAGTTAGGGAAGCTGGAGAAGGTTTCTGAGTTACTTAAGGAAATGGAGTTGGGAGGGAATTTGCCGGATATCATGTCATATAACGTGTTGTTAGAGGCTTATGCTAACTCAGGGTCAATCAAGGAGGCGATGGGTGTGTTTAGGCAGATGCAGGCGGCAGGATGTGTGCCAAATGCAGCTACTTATAGTATTTTGTTGAATTTGTACGGGAGGAATGGGCGGTATGATGATGTACGTGAACTTTTTCTTGAGATGAAAGCGAGCAATACAGAGCCAGATGCAGCTACTTATAATATTTTGATACAGGTTTTTGGAGAGGGTGGGTATTTTAAGGAGGTAGTGACATTGTTTCATGATATGGTGGAGGAGAATGTTGAACCTAACATGAAGACTTATGATGGTTTGATATTTGCTTGTGGGAAGGGAGGTCTTCATGAGGATGCCAAGAAAATCCTACTTCACATGAATGAAAAAGGGATAGTACCTAGTTCCAGGGCTTATACGGGTGTTATTGAGGCTTATGGACAGGCAGCATTATATGAGGAAGCTCTAGTTGCCTTTAACACAATGAATGAAGTAGAGAGCAAACCAACCGTTGAAACTTACAATTCACTGCTTCAGACTTTTGCAAGAGGTGGATTGCATAAGGAAGCTGAAGCAATTTTGTCTAGAATGAATGAGGCTGGTATTGCAAAGAGCAGGGATTCCTTCAATGCTTTGATTGAAGCATATAGGCAAGGAGGCCATTTTGAGGATGCTATCAAGGCTTATGTGGAGATGGAAAAGGCAAGATGTGATCCTGATGAACGAACCCTTGAAGCAGTTTTAAGTGTATATTGCTTTGCAGGCCTATGTGATGAGAGCAATGAGCAATTCAAGGAAATCAAAGCTTTTGGAGTTTTGCCCAGTGTCACAAGCTACTGCATGATGCTGGCTGTTTATGCAAAGTGTGACAG GTGGGATGATGCCTATAAGTTACTTGATGAGATGCTTGCGAACAAAGTGTCAAATATTCATCAAGTAATTGGGCAGATGATAAGAGGAGATTTTGATGATGATGGAAATTGGCAGATGGTAGAGTACATCTTTGACAAACTTAACTCTGAAGGATATGGCTTTGGAATAAGGTTCTATAATGCACTTTTGGAAACACTTTGGTGGCTTGGTCAGAAAGAACGAGCTGCAAGGGTGCTCAAAGAAGCAACAAAGAGAGGCCTATTCCCTGAACTTTTCCGTAAAAACAAACTTGTATTTTCTGTGGATGTGCACAG GATGTGGGAAGGTGGCACTTATACATCAATGTCAGTTTGGCTCAACAATCTGCACGAGATGTTTTTGAGTGGCAATGATCTTCCTCAACTTGCTACTGTGGTTGTTGC ACGGGGCCAGATGGAGAAATGCGCAACTGCTCATGATAATCCAGTTGCTAGGGCTGCAGATAGATTCCTGCAGGATAATTTTTCGTCATCATTTTCTTTTCCTGGGTGGAACAATGGTCGAATTGTTTGTCAACGGTCTCAGCTCAAGCGAATGTTGTCTGCTACAAACTCATCTTCAAATGGATCCAAAGAGGATAATATAATTGCTTTAAGTAACTCCCCTATTCCTTCTATGGCATTCAAGTGA
- the LOC108478195 gene encoding putative DNA glycosylase At3g47830 codes for MQKTCKRKQLRLDGRSQKTPKSTTEEPYPCHHRPTPEECRAVRDELLALHGFPREFLKYRRHRLIKMEPFSNEAQSEPLINSDDGDDKEESVLDGLIKIVLSQNTTELNSQKAFASLKSVFPTWEDVYAAETKSLENAIRCGGLAPRKASCIKNVLSCLHERKGKLCLEYLRDLSVDEIKSELSNFKGVGPKTVACVLMFNLQRDDFPVDTHVFEIARAIGWVPAVADRNKTYFHLNRRIPNELKFDLNCLLYTHGKLCRKCTMKGSSQKKLTSEDRSCPLCVNVVEG; via the exons ATGCAGAAAACCTGCAAAAGAAAGCAGCTTCGGCTGGATGGGCGGTCCCAGAAAACACCCAAATCAACCACTGAAGAGCCATACCCATGTCACCATAGACCCACCCCTGAAGAATGTAGAGCCGTAAGAGACGAGCTCTTGGCTCTCCATGGTTTCCCTCGAGAATTCCTCAAGTACCGCCGTCACAGGCTCATCAAAATGGAGCCCTTCAGTAACGAAGCACAGTCAGAGCCGTTGATTAACAGTGATGATGGGGATGATAAGGAAGAAAGCGTGTTGGATGGTCTGATCAAAATTGTGCTCTCTCAGAATACTACTGAGCTTAATTCCCAAAAGGCTTTTGCTTCTCTCAAGTCTGTTTTTCCCACCTGGGAAGAT GTATATGCTGCTGAAACCAAAAGTCTAGAAAATGCAATAAGATGTGGCGGCTTAGCACCAAGGAAAGCTTCTTGTATTAAGAATGTGTTGAGTTGTCTGCATGAGAGAAAAGGCAAACTCTGCTTGGAGTACTTACGAGATTTGTCGGTTGATGAAATTAAGTCTGAGCTCTCCAATTTTAAAGGAGTTGGCCCTAAGACA GTGGCTTGTGTTTTGATGTTCAATCTTCAGCGAGATGATTTCCCAGTGGACACACAT GTGTTTGAGATTGCTAGGGCCATCGGTTGGGTCCCTGCTGTAGCGGACAGGAATAAGACATACTTTCATCTCAACCGTAGGATCCCAAACGAACTTAAGTTTGATCTGAACTGTCTTCTGTATACACATGGTAAGCTTTGTCGCAAATGCACGATGAAAGGAAGTAGCCAGAAAAAGTTGACATCCGAAGATCGTTCGTGTCCCCTATGTGTAAATGTTGTGGagggttaa